Proteins co-encoded in one Flavivirga eckloniae genomic window:
- a CDS encoding sodium:solute symporter family protein produces the protein MVALSTFDYLLIIAFFTITLSIGIYVSKKAGKNSSEFFLSGRTMPWWLLGVSMVATTFSTDTPNLVTDIVRTNGVSGNWVWWAFLITGLLTVFVYAKLWRKSNVNTDIEFYELRYGGAPATFLRKFRAVYLGVIFNVITMSAVTLAAIKIGGIMLGLEPWQTVISAGVITVVFSALGGFKGVVYTDFVLFFVAMGGAIGAAYYLVNIPEVGGIDKLIANEHVAGKLSILPDFSDTHALITLLIIPIAVQWWSSWYPGAEPGGGGYIAQRMLAAKDENHAIGATFFFNIMHYALRPWPWILVALASLVVFPDLASIQEAFPNVADDKLGHDLAYSAMLTKLPSGLLGLVLASLIAAYMSTISTQLNWGSSYMVYDFYKQQINPNASEKRLVAVGRLSTVVLMVLSALLALLLQNALQLFEILLVFGAGTGLIFILRWFWWRINAWSEITAMFASGIISIVLKLTPVGAYLFDAKTGVFEDYYQYPMVVLVTTAIWLLATYMTQPESKDILRGFYKKTQPGGPGWAKVIYEANEEAITLNDTNEGWSVPSGILAMLLGCILIYSCMFATGYWIYGNYNYALILTGTALISGFFLVKIWKKIRATIL, from the coding sequence ATGGTAGCGCTAAGCACATTTGATTATTTACTAATAATAGCATTTTTCACGATTACGTTGTCCATTGGGATTTATGTTTCTAAAAAAGCTGGTAAAAATTCGTCGGAGTTTTTTCTTTCTGGACGTACAATGCCTTGGTGGCTATTGGGTGTTTCGATGGTAGCTACTACTTTTTCGACAGATACCCCCAATTTAGTTACCGATATTGTAAGAACCAATGGAGTATCTGGAAACTGGGTATGGTGGGCTTTTTTAATTACAGGTTTGTTAACCGTTTTTGTGTACGCCAAACTATGGCGTAAATCTAATGTTAATACAGATATCGAATTTTATGAATTGAGATATGGCGGAGCGCCAGCCACGTTTTTAAGAAAATTCAGGGCAGTTTATTTGGGTGTCATCTTTAATGTTATTACCATGTCGGCAGTTACATTAGCCGCTATAAAAATTGGTGGTATCATGTTAGGGTTAGAGCCTTGGCAAACCGTTATAAGTGCTGGGGTTATAACAGTAGTTTTTAGTGCTCTTGGAGGTTTTAAAGGTGTGGTTTATACCGATTTTGTATTGTTCTTTGTAGCTATGGGAGGCGCTATAGGTGCTGCTTATTATCTTGTAAATATTCCAGAGGTAGGAGGGATAGATAAATTGATAGCAAATGAACATGTAGCAGGTAAGCTCTCCATACTTCCTGATTTTAGCGATACACATGCCTTGATAACCTTATTGATTATTCCAATAGCAGTACAATGGTGGAGTTCTTGGTATCCGGGGGCAGAACCTGGAGGTGGCGGTTATATTGCTCAGCGAATGCTAGCTGCTAAAGATGAAAATCACGCTATAGGAGCTACTTTTTTCTTTAATATAATGCATTATGCGCTGCGTCCTTGGCCATGGATTCTAGTAGCACTGGCTTCTCTAGTGGTTTTTCCAGATCTGGCGAGCATACAAGAAGCTTTTCCTAATGTGGCCGATGATAAATTAGGGCACGATCTGGCTTATTCAGCCATGTTAACAAAATTGCCCAGTGGCTTGCTTGGTTTGGTTTTAGCCTCTTTAATAGCAGCTTATATGAGTACAATCTCGACCCAATTAAATTGGGGATCTTCTTATATGGTTTACGATTTTTATAAACAACAAATTAACCCCAACGCTTCAGAAAAACGTTTGGTGGCTGTTGGACGATTGTCTACTGTAGTGCTTATGGTGCTTAGTGCACTATTGGCTTTATTGCTCCAAAATGCCTTACAGCTTTTTGAAATATTATTGGTTTTTGGAGCAGGAACAGGGCTTATATTTATTTTAAGATGGTTTTGGTGGCGTATTAATGCTTGGAGTGAGATCACAGCTATGTTTGCTTCGGGAATCATTTCTATTGTACTAAAATTGACGCCAGTGGGTGCTTACCTTTTTGATGCGAAAACGGGTGTTTTTGAAGATTATTATCAGTACCCAATGGTTGTATTGGTCACAACGGCGATTTGGCTATTAGCTACTTATATGACCCAACCAGAGAGTAAGGACATATTACGAGGGTTCTATAAAAAAACACAGCCTGGTGGACCGGGCTGGGCTAAGGTAATCTATGAAGCGAATGAAGAGGCTATTACTTTAAATGACACAAATGAAGGATGGAGCGTACCATCGGGAATATTAGCCATGCTATTA
- a CDS encoding PaaI family thioesterase, whose amino-acid sequence MNFKPKFSDFKQKVEASFHRQKFMELINAKLVDVKPGYCEIQIPYNASLTQQHGFFHAGIISTIADNAAGYAAFSLMEEHSSVLTVEFKLNLMSPGDGDLLIGKANVLKNGKTLTICRSEVFIRKNGKEKLCAASQTTLIELKNKPDK is encoded by the coding sequence ATGAATTTTAAACCAAAGTTTTCCGATTTTAAACAGAAAGTTGAAGCCAGCTTCCATAGACAAAAATTTATGGAACTCATCAATGCCAAATTGGTTGATGTTAAACCTGGCTACTGCGAAATTCAAATACCATACAACGCTTCTTTAACACAACAGCATGGTTTTTTTCACGCTGGCATTATAAGCACCATAGCAGATAATGCAGCTGGTTACGCCGCTTTTTCATTAATGGAAGAACACTCGTCTGTATTAACTGTTGAATTTAAGTTAAATCTTATGTCTCCCGGAGATGGAGACTTATTGATAGGTAAAGCAAACGTCTTAAAAAATGGAAAAACCTTAACGATTTGTCGCTCTGAAGTATTTATTCGAAAAAACGGTAAAGAAAAACTCTGTGCAGCTTCCCAAACAACATTGATTGAATTAAAAAATAAGCCCGATAAATAA
- a CDS encoding sigma-70 family RNA polymerase sigma factor — protein sequence MKNYQNQLFPYAYNILGSVEDAKDAIQDVLTKHLSAKKNHIENEIGYLTKSVINQSINIKKRNSKTTVNRVWLPEPLSTEKADANIDRDEIISYSMLVLLEKLTPQERAVFILKEAFDYSHKDIANTIGLTIENSRKLLSRGKNKLVNFKTISHSNYASPMPSYMESYVKTIKNGDVKRLEEMLSKDISLHADGGENIKVVRELTVGKSASLKLLFYVYKTYLDFLSIKITQINHQPALLFYNENTLINCQVFDFEDNKIKSIFSIVDPNKLKSLF from the coding sequence TTGAAAAACTACCAAAACCAATTATTTCCATACGCTTACAACATTCTAGGATCTGTTGAAGATGCAAAAGACGCCATACAAGATGTTTTAACCAAACACCTTTCTGCCAAAAAAAATCATATAGAAAATGAAATTGGATACTTAACTAAGTCGGTAATAAATCAATCCATTAATATTAAAAAGCGGAATAGCAAAACTACTGTTAATAGGGTATGGCTTCCCGAACCTTTATCTACTGAAAAAGCTGATGCTAATATCGATCGAGACGAAATCATATCATACTCAATGCTCGTACTTCTTGAAAAATTAACTCCTCAAGAACGTGCTGTTTTTATCTTAAAAGAAGCTTTTGATTATTCACATAAAGATATAGCAAATACTATCGGTCTTACTATTGAAAACTCACGAAAACTGTTAAGTAGGGGAAAAAACAAGTTGGTTAACTTTAAAACAATAAGTCACAGTAACTATGCTTCTCCCATGCCTTCCTACATGGAGAGCTACGTTAAAACAATTAAAAATGGTGATGTAAAACGCTTGGAAGAAATGCTATCAAAAGACATTTCATTACATGCCGATGGTGGCGAAAACATTAAGGTTGTAAGAGAATTAACGGTTGGGAAATCTGCTTCTTTAAAATTACTATTTTATGTTTATAAAACCTATCTGGACTTTTTATCAATTAAAATTACTCAAATTAACCATCAACCAGCTTTATTGTTTTATAATGAAAATACTTTAATCAATTGCCAGGTATTTGATTTTGAAGACAATAAGATAAAAAGCATATTTTCTATCGTTGACCCTAATAAATTAAAATCACTTTTTTAG